Proteins co-encoded in one Halorussus vallis genomic window:
- a CDS encoding cupredoxin domain-containing protein yields the protein MSHDFTRRAFLSAASGAGAVAFGVGATGAEQSPTYSLALTRDGWVGRSPSEIRGQNAPTLNLDPGQRVTVEWTNRTNEIHNFVVTKRYPGGNALFRSDYVASGDSQTVTFQAQEGLAAYYCENHLEEKGDIVVGQGQATATQTATVEDRNLTQAASQPVQTFRFAGSTTGWQALAPSSIAGQTNPTLRLVPGRLYGVEWINADGAPHNWEMENDQDETLVRSDVIARSGARQTVRFVATEDMSVYYCQYHPIGMRGQVQTVSEEEVTQRTTAQGRKTTAANRTGAQPTTDSEFQHATVARDIGQENATRTTTAGNRTTTPGNGTAGGNNRGDRANGGVDAEDVVQTARAPGFGPLAALGGIAGAAGYLLSGADDDEE from the coding sequence ATGTCACACGACTTCACGCGGCGGGCGTTCCTCTCGGCGGCCTCGGGCGCGGGTGCGGTGGCGTTCGGCGTCGGCGCGACGGGCGCCGAACAGTCGCCGACCTACTCGCTCGCGCTGACCCGGGACGGCTGGGTCGGACGGTCGCCGTCGGAGATTCGGGGCCAGAACGCCCCGACGCTCAACCTCGACCCCGGACAGCGAGTCACGGTCGAGTGGACGAACAGGACGAACGAGATACACAACTTCGTCGTCACGAAGCGGTACCCCGGCGGGAACGCGCTGTTCCGGTCGGACTACGTCGCGTCGGGCGACAGCCAGACGGTCACCTTCCAGGCGCAGGAGGGGCTGGCGGCGTACTACTGCGAGAACCACCTCGAGGAGAAGGGCGACATCGTGGTCGGCCAGGGGCAGGCCACGGCCACCCAAACGGCGACGGTCGAGGACCGCAACCTCACGCAAGCCGCCTCCCAACCCGTCCAGACGTTCCGGTTCGCGGGGTCGACGACGGGATGGCAGGCGCTCGCACCTTCCTCGATAGCGGGTCAGACGAACCCGACCCTCAGGCTAGTGCCCGGACGGCTCTACGGGGTCGAGTGGATAAACGCCGACGGCGCGCCCCACAACTGGGAGATGGAGAACGACCAGGACGAGACGCTCGTCCGTTCGGACGTGATCGCCCGCAGCGGCGCGCGACAGACGGTCAGGTTCGTCGCGACCGAGGACATGTCGGTGTACTACTGTCAGTACCACCCGATCGGTATGCGCGGGCAGGTACAGACGGTGAGCGAGGAGGAGGTCACCCAGCGGACGACCGCGCAGGGCCGGAAGACGACGGCCGCCAACCGCACCGGCGCCCAGCCGACGACTGACTCGGAGTTCCAGCACGCCACCGTCGCTCGCGACATCGGTCAGGAGAACGCGACCCGGACGACGACCGCCGGAAACCGGACGACGACGCCCGGCAACGGGACTGCCGGCGGAAATAACCGGGGCGACCGCGCGAACGGCGGCGTCGACGCCGAGGACGTCGTCCAAACGGCGAGAGCGCCGGGTTTCGGTCCGCTCGCGGCGCTCGGGGGAATCGCCGGCGCGGCGGGCTACCTGCTGTCCGGGGCGGACGACGACGAGGAGTAG
- a CDS encoding aldehyde ferredoxin oxidoreductase family protein, translated as MTELGGFQNHVARVDLTEGAVDYEGIDDEDARKYIGARGLGVKYVFDNGTDVDPLGPDNLLAFMNGPLTGTQTVMSGRIAVVTKSPLTNTVTDSHHGGWSGARLKWSGFDGLLFEGKAEDPVYAVVEDGEVELRDASHMWGWGVHDAMSELEDEIDGQFGKNLSVMAIGPGGENQVRYACIMNEDDRASGRGGTGAVMGSKNLKAVVVKSSTRMPKPADPETFQQGHKQAMRVIQESDVTAPNEGGLSLFGTNVLMNVTNEMDGLPTKNARYTSTSSYSADEDPDIDAENVSGENVRENILVDEPTCHSCPVACKKEVEVDVHHKGEDHNVRMESYEYESAWALGPNSATDDRDKIAMMIDRCNDMGLDTIDMGNTMAMAMEATEAGHLDEGLDWGDADTMIEMIERVANREDDLADLLAEGAMRAAEELGDPDMSLDVKGQTMAAYDPRAMKGMAIGYATSNRGACHLRGYTPAAELLGIPEKVDPHEAEGKGELCATFQDLHAISDSFDICKFNAFAEGIEEYVMQYNGMTGLDLSEDELLEAGERIYNLERYYNNLVGFDGSDDDLPVRFVEGHEKAIPGQGGSEGSLVELDQLKDEYYEVRGWEDGVVPDEKLDELGIDVGPGTGVSSGGAAASGDD; from the coding sequence ATGACCGAACTAGGTGGATTCCAGAACCACGTCGCCCGCGTCGACCTGACGGAGGGGGCGGTCGACTACGAGGGCATCGACGACGAGGACGCTCGCAAGTACATCGGCGCGCGGGGACTGGGGGTAAAGTACGTCTTCGACAACGGGACCGACGTCGACCCGCTCGGCCCGGACAACCTGCTGGCGTTCATGAACGGCCCGCTGACGGGGACCCAGACCGTGATGAGCGGCCGCATCGCGGTCGTCACGAAGTCGCCGCTCACGAACACCGTCACCGACAGCCACCACGGCGGTTGGTCGGGCGCGCGCCTGAAGTGGTCGGGCTTCGACGGCCTGCTGTTCGAGGGGAAGGCCGAGGACCCCGTCTACGCCGTCGTCGAGGACGGCGAGGTCGAACTCCGGGACGCCTCCCACATGTGGGGCTGGGGCGTCCACGACGCGATGAGCGAACTCGAAGACGAGATAGACGGCCAGTTCGGCAAGAACCTCTCGGTGATGGCCATCGGGCCGGGCGGCGAGAACCAGGTCCGGTACGCCTGCATCATGAACGAGGACGACCGTGCGTCGGGCCGGGGCGGCACCGGCGCGGTGATGGGGTCGAAGAACCTCAAGGCGGTCGTCGTCAAGTCCTCGACGAGGATGCCCAAGCCGGCCGACCCCGAGACGTTCCAGCAGGGCCACAAGCAGGCGATGCGGGTCATCCAGGAGTCCGACGTGACCGCGCCCAACGAGGGCGGCCTGTCGCTGTTCGGCACGAACGTCCTGATGAACGTCACCAACGAGATGGACGGTCTGCCGACCAAGAACGCCCGCTACACGTCCACGAGTAGCTACTCGGCAGACGAGGACCCCGACATCGACGCCGAGAACGTCTCGGGCGAGAACGTCCGGGAGAACATCCTGGTCGACGAGCCGACCTGCCACTCCTGCCCGGTCGCCTGCAAGAAGGAGGTCGAGGTCGACGTCCACCACAAGGGCGAGGACCACAACGTCCGGATGGAGTCCTACGAGTACGAGTCGGCGTGGGCGCTCGGCCCGAACTCCGCCACCGACGACCGCGACAAGATCGCGATGATGATCGACCGGTGCAACGACATGGGCCTCGACACCATCGACATGGGTAACACGATGGCGATGGCGATGGAGGCGACCGAGGCCGGCCACCTCGACGAGGGCCTCGACTGGGGCGACGCCGACACCATGATCGAGATGATCGAGCGCGTCGCCAACCGCGAGGACGACCTGGCCGACCTGCTGGCGGAGGGCGCGATGCGGGCCGCCGAGGAGCTCGGCGACCCCGACATGAGCCTCGACGTGAAGGGCCAGACGATGGCGGCCTACGACCCGCGGGCGATGAAGGGGATGGCCATCGGCTACGCCACCTCGAACCGCGGCGCCTGCCACCTCCGGGGCTACACGCCGGCGGCCGAACTGCTCGGCATCCCCGAGAAGGTCGACCCCCACGAGGCCGAGGGGAAGGGCGAACTCTGCGCGACCTTCCAGGATCTCCACGCCATCAGCGACTCCTTCGACATCTGCAAGTTCAACGCCTTCGCGGAGGGCATCGAGGAGTACGTCATGCAGTACAACGGCATGACCGGCCTCGACCTCTCGGAGGACGAACTGCTGGAGGCGGGCGAGCGCATCTACAACCTCGAACGCTACTACAACAACCTCGTCGGCTTCGACGGGAGCGACGACGACCTGCCGGTCCGGTTCGTCGAGGGCCACGAGAAGGCCATCCCCGGACAGGGCGGTTCGGAGGGCTCGCTCGTCGAACTCGACCAGCTCAAAGACGAGTACTACGAGGTCCGCGGCTGGGAGGACGGCGTGGTGCCCGACGAGAAGCTCGACGAACTCGGCATCGACGTCGGGCCGGGCACGGGCGTCAGTTCCGGCGGCGCGGCGGCCTCCGGCGACGACTGA
- a CDS encoding outer membrane protein assembly factor BamB family protein, with the protein MNEPHAQRRTLLKTVGLSLGAATLAGVGTGTSADAAPERAARSDPQTVDRSPADSPSVGGAWTTYHSDARNTGANPDARGVASTPWIDWSTKVCDDREPDLASPVVADGTAYTFDDGGTVSALDVASGSVEWQTELGSVSDVGPVTVEGDTVFVATGPHVYALGAGDGARKWTFTAPERNDAASGDSCGSAPTDETDQSSAVTVDGDAAYVTMILGGDDRRFAYALDAASGDRTWKTELSGSGTVGTRYRSTPFSLAVGDGSVYAVDHGTLFRLNAADGTTESRVDVFGDDTHNPRLSAPAVDDGTVYLTGHYYETRTDSGDFSGLTAQLLAVDVAGSSVRWRTDLEPKRLARPPTVAHGRVYVPELIWAANAEDGSIEWKVDGLGRSISAGSDAVYCTTLSEDQSEPESVVELDPSDGTERWRVPLRAPQPYASPSSVAVLDGAVFVSGRAGYVYAISGESAARWRADVTAGTRTDATVADGVAYVVDFEGVLRAFDAESGEVKWKHAPTGYEGPMSYRPVVADGTVYYGVGERAESPWTMYAFDAETGDKRWRTRVADGVGRPAVAGGAVYFANEDAAETDSAVTALDAKTGERRWVYRSSPDEERIDDVITGSVVAMDGAVYVPTENCVWILDGETGERRATVGESTSALAAADSTLYVGESAGDGALVARSADGTERWRAPLSDDSNAVDSLVAADGAVYAVGVYDAGQSIGGSEAGSDGELLAYDAADGSKRWRFDLADDLPHFMRTGQSVSAPAVAGGSVYVASDDRRIYALDAADGSETARYETFGCLYGTPAVDDTGVYVGDADGRVYAFERGN; encoded by the coding sequence ATGAACGAGCCACACGCCCAACGGCGCACCCTCCTGAAGACTGTCGGTCTCTCGCTCGGCGCGGCGACCCTCGCCGGCGTCGGCACCGGGACGTCGGCCGACGCGGCCCCCGAGCGCGCGGCCCGGAGCGACCCGCAGACCGTCGACCGGTCGCCCGCCGACTCCCCCTCCGTCGGCGGCGCGTGGACGACCTACCACAGCGACGCCCGCAACACCGGCGCGAATCCCGACGCGCGCGGCGTCGCGTCGACGCCGTGGATCGACTGGAGCACGAAGGTCTGCGACGACCGGGAACCCGACCTCGCCTCGCCGGTCGTCGCCGACGGCACCGCGTACACCTTCGACGACGGCGGCACCGTCAGCGCGCTCGACGTCGCGTCCGGGTCCGTCGAGTGGCAGACGGAACTCGGCTCGGTTTCCGACGTCGGTCCGGTGACCGTCGAGGGCGACACCGTCTTCGTCGCCACCGGCCCGCACGTCTACGCGCTCGGAGCGGGCGACGGCGCTCGAAAGTGGACGTTCACGGCCCCCGAGCGCAACGACGCCGCGAGCGGCGACTCCTGCGGGTCGGCCCCCACCGACGAAACCGACCAGTCGTCGGCCGTGACGGTCGACGGCGACGCGGCCTACGTGACGATGATCTTGGGCGGCGACGACCGGCGGTTCGCCTACGCGCTCGACGCCGCGTCCGGCGACCGGACCTGGAAGACCGAACTCTCCGGGAGCGGGACGGTGGGAACCCGCTACCGCTCGACGCCGTTCTCGCTGGCGGTCGGCGACGGCTCGGTCTACGCGGTCGACCACGGGACGCTGTTCCGCCTGAACGCCGCCGACGGCACGACCGAGAGCCGCGTCGACGTCTTTGGCGACGACACCCACAACCCCCGGCTCTCGGCGCCCGCGGTCGACGATGGGACGGTCTACCTCACCGGCCACTATTACGAAACTCGCACGGACTCGGGCGACTTCTCGGGGCTCACGGCCCAACTGCTCGCGGTCGACGTCGCCGGGTCGTCGGTCCGCTGGCGGACCGACCTCGAACCCAAGCGCCTCGCGCGCCCGCCGACCGTCGCCCACGGTCGGGTCTACGTCCCCGAACTGATCTGGGCCGCGAACGCCGAAGACGGGTCCATCGAGTGGAAGGTCGACGGCCTCGGCCGGTCGATATCTGCCGGGAGCGACGCGGTCTACTGCACGACCCTGAGCGAAGACCAGTCCGAACCCGAGTCGGTCGTGGAACTCGACCCGTCCGACGGGACCGAGCGCTGGCGGGTCCCCCTGCGGGCGCCCCAGCCCTACGCCTCGCCGAGCAGCGTCGCGGTCCTCGACGGCGCGGTGTTCGTCTCCGGCCGGGCGGGCTACGTCTACGCCATCTCGGGCGAGTCGGCCGCGCGCTGGCGGGCCGACGTGACCGCAGGTACCCGGACCGACGCGACTGTCGCCGACGGCGTCGCCTACGTGGTCGACTTCGAGGGCGTCCTCCGGGCGTTCGACGCGGAGTCCGGCGAGGTGAAGTGGAAGCACGCGCCGACCGGCTACGAGGGGCCGATGAGCTACCGGCCGGTCGTCGCCGACGGCACAGTCTACTACGGCGTCGGCGAGCGCGCCGAGTCGCCGTGGACGATGTACGCGTTCGACGCCGAAACCGGCGACAAGCGGTGGCGGACCCGCGTGGCCGACGGCGTCGGCCGACCGGCGGTCGCCGGCGGCGCGGTCTACTTCGCGAACGAGGACGCGGCCGAGACCGACTCGGCGGTCACCGCGCTCGACGCGAAGACGGGCGAGCGCCGGTGGGTCTACCGGTCCTCGCCCGACGAGGAGCGTATCGACGACGTGATCACCGGTTCGGTGGTCGCGATGGACGGCGCGGTCTACGTCCCGACCGAGAACTGCGTCTGGATTCTCGACGGCGAAACCGGCGAACGCCGGGCGACCGTCGGGGAGTCGACCTCGGCGCTGGCGGCCGCCGACAGCACCCTCTACGTCGGCGAGTCGGCGGGCGACGGCGCGCTCGTCGCTCGCTCGGCCGACGGGACCGAGCGCTGGCGCGCCCCGCTCTCGGACGACTCGAACGCCGTCGACTCGCTCGTCGCGGCCGACGGAGCGGTGTACGCCGTCGGCGTCTACGACGCCGGCCAGTCCATCGGCGGGTCGGAGGCCGGTTCGGACGGCGAACTGCTCGCGTACGACGCGGCCGACGGGTCGAAGCGGTGGCGCTTCGACCTCGCCGACGACCTCCCGCACTTCATGCGGACCGGCCAGTCCGTCAGCGCCCCGGCGGTCGCCGGCGGGTCGGTCTACGTCGCCTCCGACGACCGGCGAATCTACGCGCTCGACGCGGCCGACGGCTCCGAGACGGCTCGGTACGAGACGTTCGGCTGTCTCTACGGGACGCCCGCGGTCGACGACACCGGCGTCTACGTCGGCGACGCGGACGGTCGAGTCTACGCCTTCGAGCGCGGAAACTGA
- a CDS encoding VanZ family protein, whose protein sequence is MEVRLGRRFQWVGVALVAGVIFYGSVLDSPGASLSPTGPLGLVGLDKWLHALGYAALGAALAVALRGDADRAILLAVVVSVGYGVGIEFVQAAIPARHFSVADMAADTVGAAVGAGATAGLLRLLERVRRRAAAERM, encoded by the coding sequence ATGGAGGTTCGTCTCGGCCGCAGGTTCCAGTGGGTCGGCGTCGCGCTCGTCGCGGGAGTCATCTTCTACGGGTCCGTCCTCGACTCGCCGGGTGCGAGCCTATCGCCGACCGGTCCGCTCGGACTGGTCGGCCTGGACAAGTGGCTCCACGCGCTGGGGTACGCCGCGCTCGGGGCCGCGCTGGCGGTCGCGCTCCGGGGCGACGCCGACCGCGCGATTCTCCTCGCGGTCGTCGTCTCGGTCGGCTACGGCGTCGGCATCGAGTTCGTGCAGGCCGCGATTCCCGCCCGCCACTTCTCGGTGGCAGACATGGCGGCAGACACCGTCGGGGCCGCGGTCGGCGCGGGGGCGACCGCAGGCCTGCTCCGCCTGCTGGAGCGCGTTCGGCGGCGCGCCGCCGCCGAACGCATGTAG
- a CDS encoding archaeosine biosynthesis radical SAM protein RaSEA has product MSKPSPDVYEQGRGMDAHNKVMREIRAQKDKTYDPHEPTRVWIDEDRTPDGVYQSLTIILNTGGCRWARAGGCTMCGYVAESVEGGSVAHEALMDQIQACLDHEQEQIEAGEADGKCGLVKMYTSGSFLDEREVGAETRRAIAETFADRDRVVVESLPDFVDREKIEDFTDQGLETDIAVGLETATDRVRHDCVNKYFDFEDFVSASEHAEAAGAGIKAYLLMKPPFLSESEAVEDMKSSVRRCAEYAHTVSMNPTNVQRYTMVDQLYFRDGYRPPWLWSVADVLEDTADADAIVVSDPVGHGSDRGPHNCGECDDRVQKAIKDFDLRQDPSVFSEVSCECEATWEAVMEREKSYSLPLAR; this is encoded by the coding sequence ATGAGCAAGCCGAGTCCCGACGTGTACGAGCAGGGCCGGGGGATGGACGCGCACAACAAGGTGATGCGCGAGATACGGGCCCAGAAGGACAAGACGTACGACCCCCACGAGCCCACCCGGGTGTGGATCGACGAGGACCGGACGCCCGACGGTGTCTACCAGAGTCTCACCATCATCCTCAACACCGGCGGGTGTCGGTGGGCGCGGGCCGGCGGGTGCACGATGTGCGGCTACGTCGCCGAGTCGGTCGAGGGCGGGTCGGTGGCCCACGAGGCACTGATGGACCAGATTCAGGCCTGCCTCGACCACGAACAGGAGCAGATAGAGGCCGGCGAGGCCGACGGAAAGTGCGGCCTGGTGAAGATGTACACCTCCGGGTCGTTCCTCGACGAGCGCGAGGTCGGCGCCGAAACCCGCCGGGCCATCGCCGAGACGTTCGCCGACCGCGACCGCGTCGTGGTCGAGAGCCTGCCGGACTTCGTCGACCGCGAGAAAATCGAGGACTTCACCGACCAGGGCCTGGAAACCGACATCGCGGTCGGCCTCGAAACTGCGACCGACCGAGTGCGCCACGACTGCGTGAACAAGTACTTCGACTTTGAGGACTTCGTCTCGGCGAGCGAACACGCCGAGGCCGCTGGCGCGGGCATCAAGGCCTACCTGCTGATGAAGCCGCCGTTCCTCAGCGAGTCCGAGGCCGTCGAGGACATGAAGTCCTCCGTGCGCCGCTGCGCGGAGTACGCCCACACCGTCTCGATGAACCCCACGAACGTCCAGCGCTACACCATGGTCGACCAACTCTACTTCCGGGACGGCTACCGCCCGCCGTGGCTCTGGTCGGTCGCCGACGTCCTGGAGGACACCGCCGACGCCGACGCAATCGTGGTGTCGGACCCCGTGGGCCACGGGAGCGACCGCGGCCCCCACAACTGCGGCGAGTGCGACGACCGGGTCCAGAAGGCCATCAAGGACTTCGACCTCCGCCAGGACCCCTCGGTGTTCTCGGAAGTGTCCTGCGAGTGCGAGGCGACCTGGGAGGCCGTGATGGAGCGCGAGAAGAGCTACAGCCTGCCGCTGGCGCGGTAG
- the purQ gene encoding phosphoribosylformylglycinamidine synthase I, with amino-acid sequence MTVAIVQFGGSNCDRDAKRALAEIGVDAELVWHEDGLPEDATGVMLPGGFSYGDYLRAGAIAANSPIMAEVREAAEDGLPLLGVCNGAQIGCESRLTPGAFTTNESARFQCERIHVRVENADTPWTRHYDEGEVVELPIAHGEGRFEITDDELAELEDENRVLFRYCDEDGEVSPEANPNGSKGNVAGIAGERENVAVLMPHPERISLPDIGGTDGQGILRGFES; translated from the coding sequence ATGACCGTCGCCATCGTCCAGTTCGGCGGCAGCAACTGCGACCGCGACGCGAAGCGCGCGCTCGCCGAAATCGGCGTCGACGCGGAACTCGTCTGGCACGAGGACGGCCTGCCCGAGGACGCCACGGGCGTGATGCTCCCCGGCGGGTTCTCCTACGGCGACTACCTCCGGGCGGGCGCCATCGCCGCCAACAGCCCCATCATGGCCGAAGTTCGCGAGGCCGCCGAGGATGGCCTGCCCCTGCTGGGCGTCTGCAACGGCGCGCAAATCGGCTGCGAGTCGCGGCTGACCCCCGGAGCGTTCACCACCAACGAGTCGGCGCGCTTCCAGTGCGAGCGCATCCACGTCCGCGTCGAGAACGCCGACACGCCTTGGACCCGCCACTACGACGAGGGCGAAGTCGTCGAACTCCCCATCGCCCACGGCGAGGGCCGCTTCGAGATCACCGACGATGAGCTCGCGGAACTTGAGGACGAGAATCGGGTGCTCTTCCGGTACTGCGACGAGGACGGCGAGGTCTCCCCCGAGGCCAACCCCAACGGTTCGAAGGGCAACGTCGCGGGCATCGCCGGCGAGCGCGAGAACGTGGCGGTGCTGATGCCCCACCCCGAGCGTATCTCGCTCCCCGACATTGGCGGGACCGACGGACAGGGCATCCTCCGCGGATTCGAGTCGTAG
- the purS gene encoding phosphoribosylformylglycinamidine synthase subunit PurS, which translates to MTGYTATVTVRLKRGVLDPEAETTKRALERLGFELSALRSADRFELDLDADSAESAAERAEEMTERLLANPTIHDYAVEVEPRE; encoded by the coding sequence ATGACTGGCTACACCGCCACGGTCACCGTGCGCTTAAAACGGGGCGTCCTCGACCCCGAGGCCGAGACGACCAAGCGGGCGCTCGAACGCCTCGGTTTCGAGCTTTCGGCCCTGCGCTCGGCCGACCGGTTCGAACTCGACCTCGACGCCGACTCGGCTGAGTCGGCGGCCGAGCGCGCCGAGGAGATGACCGAGCGACTGCTCGCCAACCCGACCATCCACGACTACGCCGTCGAGGTCGAACCCCGAGAATGA
- a CDS encoding formyltetrahydrofolate deformylase: MSANELTEITVIGDDDTGLIAQVTSLLFERGINIEDLDQAVREGLFRMTMRVDTAEMVTTKEKLRDDLHELGRELGVDVRVRFPADRETRQIAVLVTKESHCLERLCEAQEAGELDAEIGVVVGNHPDLEPVAAEYDIPFHDVGDENGNPDEDELLDLLAEYDTDLVVLARYMRILSPNVVFRYESRIINIHPSLLPAFPGAKAYRQAKEAGVRIAGVTAHYVTTDLDQGPVITQRAFNVPDSAARSAGEQNQPGGTTIEEIKARGQPLEADALLEAVKLHLNDDVAVHRGRTEVRDSDRDYQLGMPDELAEITPDAPTDGAPAEPEPDPADD, from the coding sequence ATGAGTGCGAACGAGCTGACCGAAATCACCGTCATCGGCGACGACGACACCGGGCTCATCGCCCAAGTGACGTCGCTGCTGTTCGAGCGCGGAATCAACATCGAGGACCTCGACCAGGCGGTCCGAGAGGGGCTGTTCCGGATGACGATGCGGGTCGACACCGCCGAGATGGTCACGACCAAGGAGAAGCTTCGGGACGACCTCCACGAACTCGGGCGCGAACTGGGCGTCGACGTCCGAGTTCGGTTCCCCGCCGACCGCGAAACCCGCCAGATAGCGGTGCTCGTGACCAAGGAGTCTCACTGCCTCGAACGCCTCTGTGAAGCCCAGGAAGCCGGAGAGCTCGACGCCGAAATCGGCGTCGTCGTCGGCAACCACCCCGACCTCGAACCGGTCGCTGCGGAGTACGACATCCCGTTCCACGACGTGGGCGACGAGAACGGCAACCCCGACGAGGACGAACTGCTCGACCTGCTCGCGGAGTACGACACCGACCTCGTGGTGCTGGCCCGCTACATGCGCATCCTCAGCCCGAACGTCGTGTTCCGCTACGAGAGCCGCATCATCAACATCCACCCGAGCCTGCTGCCCGCCTTCCCCGGCGCGAAGGCTTACCGGCAGGCCAAGGAGGCGGGCGTCCGCATCGCGGGCGTGACCGCCCACTACGTCACGACCGACCTCGACCAGGGGCCGGTTATCACCCAGCGGGCGTTCAACGTCCCCGACAGCGCCGCCCGAAGCGCGGGCGAGCAGAACCAGCCGGGCGGGACGACCATCGAAGAGATCAAGGCCCGCGGCCAGCCCCTCGAAGCCGACGCGCTGTTGGAGGCCGTGAAACTCCACCTCAACGACGACGTCGCGGTCCACCGCGGCCGGACCGAGGTCCGCGACAGCGACCGGGACTACCAACTCGGGATGCCCGACGAACTTGCGGAGATCACCCCCGACGCGCCGACCGACGGCGCGCCGGCCGAGCCAGAACCCGACCCCGCCGACGACTGA
- a CDS encoding arylsulfotransferase family protein — MVERVNLSTGEVTRLYSRVTPRKHSTRWHDADRLDNDSLVVADIAQDRVYVVNTTSGLIEWEWDAQSEYPLKGGGPYPHDWTHVNDVEVLDNGTIMASLRNQDQVVFLNRSTGLLENYTLGKENQHGILYEQHNPDYINESHGGPAVLVADSENNRVVEYQRRNGSWNRSWTWKDARMQWARDADRLPNGHTLITDSNGNRVFEVNERGKIVWSVDVAFPYEAERLSTGDESTGGPSAKKAGIPSRTGGGSAGDPYVGQSGGTDRGVLDRAWHQIEGLLPGRTANAVMYVTPVWMGGGEVLALAIIALLLLAWVVAELYWSPWTASVHKPMSISRKR, encoded by the coding sequence GTGGTCGAGCGCGTCAACCTCTCGACCGGCGAGGTCACGCGACTCTACTCGCGGGTCACACCGCGCAAGCACTCGACGCGGTGGCACGACGCCGACCGCCTCGACAACGACAGCCTTGTCGTCGCCGACATCGCCCAGGACCGGGTGTACGTCGTCAACACCACGAGCGGCCTCATCGAGTGGGAGTGGGACGCCCAGAGCGAGTACCCGCTGAAAGGCGGCGGGCCGTACCCCCACGACTGGACCCACGTCAACGACGTGGAGGTGCTCGACAACGGCACCATCATGGCGAGTCTGCGCAATCAGGACCAGGTGGTGTTCCTCAACCGGAGCACGGGCCTGCTGGAGAACTACACTCTCGGGAAGGAGAACCAGCACGGCATCCTCTACGAACAGCACAACCCCGACTACATCAACGAGTCCCACGGCGGGCCGGCGGTGCTGGTCGCCGACAGCGAGAACAACCGCGTCGTCGAGTACCAGCGTCGGAACGGGTCGTGGAACCGGTCGTGGACCTGGAAGGACGCCCGGATGCAGTGGGCGCGCGACGCCGACCGCCTGCCCAACGGCCACACGCTCATCACCGACTCGAACGGGAACCGCGTCTTCGAGGTGAACGAGCGGGGCAAGATCGTCTGGAGCGTCGACGTGGCGTTCCCCTACGAGGCCGAACGACTGAGCACGGGTGACGAGAGCACGGGCGGCCCCTCCGCGAAGAAGGCCGGCATCCCCTCGCGCACCGGCGGCGGCAGTGCGGGCGACCCCTACGTGGGCCAATCGGGAGGGACCGACCGCGGAGTCCTCGATAGGGCCTGGCACCAGATAGAGGGTCTGCTCCCCGGCCGGACCGCCAACGCGGTGATGTACGTCACGCCTGTCTGGATGGGCGGCGGCGAGGTGCTGGCGCTGGCGATAATCGCGCTGCTGCTGTTGGCGTGGGTCGTCGCCGAACTCTACTGGTCGCCGTGGACCGCCTCGGTCCACAAGCCGATGTCCATCTCTAGGAAGCGCTGA